One genomic segment of Methanobrevibacter sp. includes these proteins:
- a CDS encoding 4'-phosphopantetheinyl transferase superfamily protein: MIKLAYVDVSDLNLSKSYNLLPKIRKVKVDNFRFDKDKKLSCGAYLLLKKLLSEENITQPAFEIGKFGKACLSNNDNIHFNLSHSGKIVACAISDMEVGVDVEYNDPTIDLNIAKHYFYNSEYENIMNSKCPSDEFFNYWVLKESYMKYTGLGFHLKLDSFEILINDEIKLKNDKNNLKFNLFDINDYKLGLCSKYNTKFSVKYNIGDLYP; this comes from the coding sequence ATGATTAAGTTAGCTTATGTTGATGTTAGTGATTTAAATTTAAGTAAATCTTATAATTTATTGCCTAAAATTCGTAAAGTAAAAGTGGATAATTTTAGATTTGATAAGGATAAAAAGCTTAGTTGTGGTGCGTATTTACTTTTGAAAAAATTATTGAGTGAAGAGAATATAACACAACCTGCTTTCGAAATAGGAAAATTTGGTAAGGCATGTCTATCTAACAATGACAATATCCATTTCAATTTAAGTCATTCAGGTAAAATTGTTGCATGTGCAATATCTGATATGGAAGTTGGTGTTGATGTTGAATATAATGATCCTACAATTGATTTAAACATAGCTAAACATTATTTCTATAATTCAGAATATGAAAATATCATGAACTCCAAATGTCCTTCAGATGAATTTTTCAATTACTGGGTTTTGAAGGAAAGCTATATGAAATACACCGGATTGGGATTTCACCTAAAATTAGACAGCTTTGAAATACTGATTAATGATGAGATTAAACTTAAAAATGATAAAAACAATTTGAAATTTAACTTATTTGATATTAATGATTATAAATTGGGGCTTTGCTCTAAATATAATACAAAATTCTCTGTTAAGTACAATATTGGTGATTTATACCCTTAA